The Kluyvera intermedia genome window below encodes:
- the mraZ gene encoding division/cell wall cluster transcriptional repressor MraZ produces MFRGATLVNLDSKGRLAVPVRYRDTLLESATGQMVCTIDIHHPCLLLYPLPEWEIIEQKLSRLSSMNPAERRVQRLLLGHASECQMDNAGRLLIAPVLRQHAGLTKEVMLVGQFNKFELWDETAWYQRVKEDIDAEQSASGALSERLQDLSL; encoded by the coding sequence ATGTTCCGAGGGGCAACGTTAGTCAATCTTGACAGCAAAGGGCGCTTAGCCGTCCCTGTCCGATATCGGGATACGCTGCTCGAGAGCGCTACCGGTCAAATGGTTTGCACCATTGACATCCATCACCCCTGCCTACTGCTTTACCCTTTGCCTGAATGGGAAATTATCGAACAAAAACTATCGCGTCTGTCGAGCATGAATCCCGCCGAGCGCCGTGTACAACGGTTGCTGTTAGGGCATGCCAGCGAATGTCAGATGGATAATGCGGGGCGATTATTGATTGCGCCGGTTTTACGGCAACATGCCGGATTGACCAAAGAAGTGATGCTGGTCGGGCAGTTCAATAAATTTGAGCTGTGGGATGAAACGGCCTGGTATCAACGGGTCAAGGAAGATATCGACGCTGAGCAATCTGCTTCAGGGGCGCTGTCGGAGCGATTGCAGGATTTGTCCTTATAA